One Solibacillus sp. R5-41 DNA segment encodes these proteins:
- a CDS encoding isoprenyl transferase, with amino-acid sequence MFKKLLMKKTNTIAPTINESVGLVKGEDIPTHIAIIMDGNGRWAKRRSMPRVAGHHEGMKTIRKITRCACDLGVKVLTLYAFSTENWKRPKSEVEFLMKLPEQFLTSFLPELMERNIRIEMIGVMETLPKYTQAALKNAMDATKNNTGLILNFAMNYGGRAEIVMAVQHLMKEVEAGSLAIESINEQHISQQLMTGHLPEPDLLIRTSGEVRISNFMLWQLAYTEFWFTDTHWPDFDEACLKEAITVYQNRNRRYGGLKGEETN; translated from the coding sequence ATGTTTAAAAAACTTTTAATGAAAAAAACAAATACGATTGCGCCAACAATTAACGAAAGTGTAGGCTTAGTTAAAGGTGAAGACATTCCTACCCATATTGCGATCATCATGGACGGTAATGGTCGTTGGGCAAAAAGACGTTCAATGCCACGTGTTGCAGGGCACCATGAGGGAATGAAAACTATTCGTAAAATTACGCGCTGTGCTTGTGATTTAGGGGTTAAGGTATTAACGCTGTATGCATTTTCAACCGAAAATTGGAAGCGCCCTAAATCAGAAGTAGAATTTTTAATGAAATTACCTGAACAATTTTTAACTTCATTTTTACCAGAGTTGATGGAACGTAATATTCGAATTGAGATGATCGGTGTTATGGAAACGTTGCCGAAATATACGCAAGCAGCATTAAAAAATGCAATGGATGCTACGAAAAATAATACGGGACTCATTTTAAACTTTGCAATGAACTACGGCGGTCGTGCCGAAATTGTGATGGCTGTGCAACATTTGATGAAAGAAGTAGAAGCAGGCTCGCTTGCAATTGAATCGATAAATGAACAACATATTTCACAACAACTCATGACGGGTCATTTACCAGAGCCTGATTTACTCATTCGAACGAGTGGTGAAGTGCGAATTAGCAACTTTATGTTATGGCAGCTTGCATATACGGAGTTTTGGTTTACAGATACACATTGGCCTGATTTTGATGAGGCATGCTTAAAGGAAGCAATCACAGTGTATCAAAACCGTAACCGCCGTTATGGAGGGCTGAAAGGAGAAGAAACGAATTGA
- a CDS encoding phosphatidate cytidylyltransferase, giving the protein MKQRIITGVVAAALFIPFVIYGGAPFALVVCALAIIGFYEILKMKDISIVSIPGILGVFALLLLVVPEAWSAEGVLFLGYASKLMVVYGIVALLLIYIVVVKNKMTFDEIGFILLGIFYVGLGFHYFIETRIIGLEFVVYALLVVWTTDSGAYFVGRKLGKNKLWPEISPKKTVEGFVGGIVIAVLFAIAMQMIYPFAASYLQLIFVTIIASIVGQMGDLVESAIKRHYGVKDSGTILPGHGGILDRFDSLLFVVPLLHFLHFFA; this is encoded by the coding sequence TTGAAACAACGCATTATTACCGGAGTAGTAGCTGCGGCATTATTTATACCATTTGTTATTTATGGAGGTGCTCCATTTGCACTTGTTGTATGTGCACTAGCCATTATCGGATTTTATGAAATTTTAAAAATGAAAGATATTTCTATCGTTTCGATTCCGGGAATTTTAGGTGTGTTCGCACTGTTGCTGCTTGTTGTTCCAGAAGCATGGTCAGCAGAGGGTGTTCTATTTTTAGGCTATGCATCAAAATTAATGGTTGTTTACGGGATTGTAGCACTATTGTTAATTTATATAGTGGTCGTGAAAAATAAAATGACTTTTGATGAAATTGGCTTTATTTTATTAGGGATATTTTATGTCGGACTGGGCTTTCATTACTTTATCGAAACTCGAATTATCGGTCTAGAATTTGTTGTCTATGCATTGCTCGTTGTTTGGACAACTGATTCAGGGGCGTACTTTGTTGGACGGAAACTAGGGAAAAATAAATTATGGCCAGAAATTTCTCCTAAGAAAACAGTAGAAGGTTTTGTTGGAGGTATCGTCATTGCCGTCCTTTTTGCTATCGCGATGCAAATGATTTACCCATTCGCTGCAAGCTATTTGCAATTAATTTTTGTCACAATCATCGCATCGATTGTCGGTCAAATGGGCGATTTAGTCGAATCAGCGATAAAGCGTCATTATGGTGTGAAAGATTCAGGAACCATTTTACCAGGTCATGGGGGCATATTAGACCGCTTTGACAGTTTATTATTTGTTGTGCCATTACTGCATTTTTTACATTTCTTTGCGTAA
- the dxr gene encoding 1-deoxy-D-xylulose-5-phosphate reductoisomerase, whose translation MKKISLLGATGSIGWQTFDILLAHPDQFKLVAFSAGQNIEKSRQIIEKLKPELVSMQTEEAARLLQKDYPTIAFTYGEKGLVDVATHPESTVLVNAVLGSVGLESTLAAIRMGKTIAIANKETLVTAGHLVMAEAKKYNAPILPVDSEHSALFQSMNGENKKRIERLILTASGGSFRDKTREQLVGVTVKDALNHPNWSMGAKITIDSATMMNKGLEVIEAHVLFDMSYDNIDVVLHRESIIHSMVEFEDTSVIAQLGTPDMRVPIQYALSYPDRLPLQNGQRLNLAQIGQLHFKEVDFDRFRALKLAYEAGRMGGTILTAMNAANEAAVALFLQEKITFLQIEECIERVMNMHNNILLPDLQTILHVDSETRKTVVSMVE comes from the coding sequence GTGAAAAAGATTAGTTTACTAGGAGCAACAGGTTCAATTGGGTGGCAAACATTTGATATTTTACTTGCACACCCAGACCAATTTAAGCTTGTTGCTTTTTCTGCCGGACAAAACATTGAAAAATCACGTCAAATTATAGAAAAGCTTAAACCAGAATTAGTGTCGATGCAAACAGAGGAAGCGGCACGTTTGTTGCAAAAGGATTATCCGACGATTGCATTTACATATGGCGAGAAAGGTCTTGTTGACGTGGCGACGCATCCTGAATCGACGGTATTAGTGAACGCCGTTTTAGGTAGTGTTGGTTTAGAGTCGACGCTTGCTGCCATTCGCATGGGTAAAACGATTGCTATTGCGAATAAAGAAACATTAGTAACAGCGGGTCATTTAGTGATGGCGGAAGCGAAGAAGTATAATGCACCGATTTTGCCAGTAGATAGTGAACATTCGGCATTATTTCAATCGATGAACGGTGAAAATAAAAAACGAATCGAACGTCTTATTTTAACAGCCTCTGGTGGTTCATTCCGTGATAAAACGCGCGAACAATTAGTCGGCGTAACGGTAAAGGATGCACTTAATCATCCGAACTGGTCGATGGGCGCAAAAATTACAATTGATTCCGCAACAATGATGAATAAAGGGCTTGAAGTGATTGAAGCACATGTGTTATTCGATATGTCTTATGACAATATTGATGTTGTTTTGCACCGAGAGAGTATCATTCACTCAATGGTTGAATTTGAAGATACAAGTGTCATTGCGCAACTAGGTACACCGGATATGCGCGTTCCAATTCAATACGCACTTAGCTACCCGGATCGCTTACCATTACAAAATGGACAACGTTTAAATTTAGCGCAAATTGGTCAACTTCATTTTAAAGAGGTTGATTTTGATCGCTTCCGTGCCTTAAAGCTTGCTTATGAAGCGGGGAGAATGGGTGGTACGATTTTAACAGCAATGAATGCAGCAAACGAAGCAGCAGTTGCGTTATTTTTACAAGAAAAAATAACGTTCCTACAAATTGAGGAATGCATTGAACGTGTGATGAATATGCATAATAATATTTTATTGCCAGATTTACAAACAATTTTACATGTCGATAGTGAAACGAGAAAAACTGTTGTAAGCATGGTAGAATAG